Proteins from one Gallus gallus isolate bGalGal1 chromosome 15, bGalGal1.mat.broiler.GRCg7b, whole genome shotgun sequence genomic window:
- the ALDH2 gene encoding aldehyde dehydrogenase, mitochondrial, with product MLRLVGFASRLCRGQARQLSAAAASPIPAPNPSPEIAYNKIFINNEWHDAVSKKTFPTVNPATGEVICQVAEGDKADVDKAVKAARAAFQLGSPWRRMDASHRGKLLNRLADLIERDRAYLAALETLDNGKPYSISYLVDLDMVVKCLRYFAGWSDKFHGKTIPLDGDFFCYTRHEPVGVCGQIIPWNFPLLMQAWKLGPALATGNVVVMKVAEQTPLSALYVANLIKEAGFPPGVVNIIPGYGPTAGAAISAHMDVDKVAFTGSTEVGHLIKKAAAESNLKRVTLELGGKSPNIIMSDADMDWAVDQAHFALFFNQGQCCCAGSRTYVQEDIYNEFVERSVEKAKSRVVGNPFDFKTEQGPQVDEEQFKKILGYISTGKREGAKLLCGGNPAADRGYFVQPTVFGDVQDNMTIAREEIFGPVMQIMKFKTIEEIIERANNSKYGLAAAVFTKDIDKANYVSQALRAGTVWVNCYNVFGAQAPFGGYKASGNGRELGEYGLEAYLEVKNVTIKIPQKNS from the exons aTGTTGCGGCTGGTGGGGTTCGCCTCCCGGCTCTGCCGCGGCCAGGCCCGGCAACTCTCGGCCGCCGCCGCTTCCCCCATCCCCGCACCCAACCCGAGCCCAGAGATCGCCTACAATAAG ATTTTCATAAATAACGAATGGCACGATGCAGTCAGCAAGAAAACCTTCCCTACGGTCAATCCAGCAACAGGAGAAGTTATCTGCCAGGTTGCTGAGGGCGATAAG GCAGATGTGGACAAAGCTGTTAAGGCAGCCagggcagctttccagctgggCTCGCCTTGGAGGAGGATGGATGCTTCGCACCGGGGGAAGCTGCTGAATCGTCTTGCTGACCTGATTGAGAGGGACCGGGCATACCTGGCG GCACTTGAAACTCTGGATAATGGCAAACCTTACTCTATATCCTACTTGGTGGATCTGGACATGGTTGTCAAATGCCTCAG GTACTTCGCAGGCTGGTCTGATAAATTCCATGGCAAAACCATCCCTTTAGATGGAGACTTCTTCTGTTACACCAGACATGAGCCAGTGGGAGTTTGTGGACAGATAATCCCA tggaACTTCCCGCTGTTGATGCAAGCATGGAAACTTGGGCCTGCCCTGGCTACTGGGAACGTGGTTGTGATGAAAGTGGCGGAGCAAACCCCCCTGAGTGCTCTCTATGTAGCTAATCTGATCAAAGAg GCTGGATTCCCACCAGGCGTGGTGAACATCATCCCTGGCTATGGGcccactgcaggagctgctaTCTCTGCCCACATGGATGTAGATAAAGTGGCCTTCACTGGCTCCACAGAG GTTGGGCACCTGATcaagaaagctgcagcagagagTAACCTAAAGAGGGTGACACTGGAGCTCGGAGGAAAGAGTCCGAATATAATCATGTCTGATGCTGACA TGGACTGGGCCGTGGATCAAGCCCATTTCGCCCTCTTCTTCAACcaagggcagtgctgctgtgcaggatcCCGAACATACGTTCAAGAAGATATATATAATGAGTTCGTGGAGAGGAGTGTTGAGAAGGCCAAGTCCAGGGTGGTTGGAAACCCATTTGACTTTAAAACTGAGCAGGGACCTCAG GTGGATGAAGAGCAGTTTAAGAAGATCCTTGGTTACATCAGTACTGGGAAGCGTGAAGGAGCCAAACTGCTGTGTGGTGGCAACCCTGCTGCAGATCGTGGCTATTTCGTCCAGCCAACCGTCTTTGGCGACGTGCAGGACAACATGACCATTGCCAGAGAGGAG ATATTTGGGCCTGTCATGCAGATTATGAAGTTCAAAACAATTGAGGAAATAATTGAGAGAGCAAATAACTCCAAGTATGGTCTAGCAGCAGCAGTCTTTACAAAGGATATTGACAAGGCAAACTACGTGTCTCAGGCCCTGCGAGCTGGAACAGTCTG GGTAAACTGCTATAATGTGTTTGGTGCACAAGCTCCATTTGGTGGCTACAAAGCATCTGGGAATGGGAGA